CCACCGAAACGTTTTTTCCAGGTCTTTTATCATTGGTTAGATGGATTTATAATGCCGGATTCGGGTATCGATCCGTAAAAAGGTTGTAACCCACCGAGGTCGATGATGATCCGGTCGAGTATCACCCCGGGATCTATCACGTATATCTTCAACTCGTGTGCGCCCGCAGTGAGTTGTTGCACCTCGAAAGTGCGGGTGATGGTATTACTTAAAACCGCCTGTTTCCACTCATTACTCCGCCCGAAGGTGCGGAAATTCATGATACGTAAAGGCCCGTTGTCGAGACTAACGGCGTATCTAACGCCTATGCTGTCGTTGACAGGGCATGTGGGCAATGTGCAGATATCGATCTTCGCATCGCGCGTTTCCGGTGACGTGAAATAATAACTTACAGAAGGCATCCGGCGGATGGTGTTTTCGGTCGTGTCTTTTATCGGCTGTTCAGATACCGCAGCCTGTAAGGAAGCGCCATAAGCACCTAACCCCATCAAGGGCTGCCATCCTCTTGAATCATCGTCACGTTGCTGGTAATGTAAGGGGTTGATGGCAACATAACCCTTATCGCCGCTATGGCCGGCGAAATTAACGGGCGCAGCGGGCCTGCGGGCCGTCACCTTTACCTGATGAGTGCTGCCGCCAGCCTTTATGGTGACGTAGCCATCGAATGCTGCAGTTTTGGGAGCAACCTTCCAATCTACGTTTATCCATATACGTTTTTGACTGGATAATCCATGTGGGGTCAGTCGACCGCTGGTCAATGACGGCCGTATCCAGCTGGCTGAAGGCGCGATCGTAAAATCCAGTTGTTTACTCGCAGTAAGATAAACGTCGAGAAACACCGGTTGCCCGTCAACCGCGCTTAGTATGGGTAGTGCGTCAGCCTGACCACCTTCTGCTTTCACCTGCCAGGCGCTGGTCGTGTTTGCTGTGACCTCCGTGCGCGCTGGTGGATCGAACACAGGCAGTTTTCTTGGCGCCATGGACATCATATGCGCCCACTTGCCGTTGCTTAAAACCCGGTTGTAATAGTCCGTTTCGGCAACAATGCCTTTATACGCGGTGCTGGCCAGCGAGTCGTACCAACCGGCCACTACTCTTCCCTGCTGACCATAGAGGGCGGCCTTGTCCTGGTAAAGAAATTTCTGATTAATGAGCGATGCACATTTCACCGGGTAGTATACCAGCTGAAAAAAACAATCCTGCGTTTGCGTGGGCATGCGTTTCCGAAGCGCCTCAACTCCTTTCTGAATAGCCTGGTATTCATCCAGCCGGCGTTGTGCCTGGTCGCCATAGAATTGATGATTGTACGCGGTACGGCCCGTTTTAGTGGTGGGTTCTGTCTGGCTCCATCCCATGAACTCGGGGCGGCGTTCAAACGCCAGGTCGTAATATTTCCATAACAGGCCTGCAATGGTATCAGCATGCGCTTCACCGGTATTTTGCGCCACCCAGTTACGGAGATGCACTTTTGCGTAACGGCTGTCGAGGAACGGCTGAATATTGTAAGCCGCATCCAGGAAGCTTGTCATATTGTATTCGATCGACTTGATATCGCCTACGTTCACTACCCATATTTTACGGCTGCCTAACCTGTAAGCCTTTGTCATTTCCTCCTGCATCAGGGAAGGATGGGTAGATGGCAACCACAGGTAGTCGTGCGGCCTGCCCCAGTATGAGGCATGATAATATACCCCTGAACCACCCTGGCGCTGACGTTCCCTGCCGTTATTCAATCGCTGGATATAACCGTAGTTATCGTCGGGCCAGATGATCGTTACATCGTCGGGCACTTTTACCCCGGCGTCGTACACTTCCAGTACTTCTTTGTAAACGGTGAACGCCTGCGGAACGCGGGAGATGTCGGGGTTCACATATTGCTGCAACATCTTCCGCTGCGACTGAAAAATGCGTTCGAGCAGCGGTACTGTTTCGGCCACGGTTTTCACCCCTTCGATCCCCGAATCGTGCACACCGCGCATACCCACGGTGTAGATAGCATCCAGCTTACTGCTCTGTTTTACACGCGCCTCCCAGTATCGGTCTACCGCCGACTGATTGGTTACGTAATTAAAGTCACCCATGGTTTTCTTGTCCCATTCGCGGGTATTGGTGCGCAACATGGGCTCCGCATGGCTCGACCCCACTACGATGTGATAAGCCGCTGCGGTTTCCACGTTGCCGGGCACGCTGTAAAAGGCCCGGGTGCATTCATGCATAGCGGGCCATATCATATTAGCTTTAAGGCGCAGGAGCAGCTCGAAGATTTTTGCATACGTTTTGGGTCCGATGTCACCCAGTTCCGGTTCGAATGTTTTGGCAGACCATGGCTGTAGTCCCCAATCTTCATCATTCAGAAAGATACCGCGGTATTGAACAGAAGGCGGTGCCGAGAGGAAAGGAGCTATGTTAAGCGACAACCTTGCCTGTTTACGCGGGATTGCATCTGCCCACCAATACCAGGGACTAACACCTATCCTTGCAGATATGTCAAACACCCCATAAGCCGTACCGCGAACATCGCTGCCCGCGATTACCAGTGCCTGCGACACGCCGGGAAAAGGTTGCGCTACCACCTGCAATGTATAACGTTCCCACTGGCCCTGCAGACTGTCGGCATACTGAAGTGGTACACCCTGCTGGTTACCGATGAGAATAATATTTCCTTTGGCCTTTGCGATATCCGTCCCTACGAACGGTTTATAACCCGTCACCCGCTGTATATCTGCTGCCAGCAAATGAGCGGTGATCGAATCGAGTTGAGTGGCGCCGGCGCTGTAATAGATGCTCACTTTCCTGCCGGGCGTAACCAGGTCGAAATCCGTAGCGCGGACAGAAGCAGGCAACAGGCAGGCACAAATAATGGCGAAGAAAAATAATCGCATAGCTTGTCGTAATTATAAAAGAGCCGGTCACCCGGCTCTCAAATTTATCAGTTATATCCGTCGTTTTGATCAAGTACCGCATCTTTATTACGCTCAATTTCATCCGCTGGTATAGGCCAGAGGTTGTAAGTGGTGGTAATGTCGCTGTAATACGGATTGAAGCGCTTCACGCGGTCATACCGCAATCCCAGGCGGGTAAGTGTCAGCATTCTTTTTTCCTCGACACCCAGCTCACGCATCCGCTCATCCAGTATGTAATCGATATTTACAGCGGCTTCCTGTACACCGGTGGCGTTCGACCGGCTTCGCACGGCGTTCAGGTCGAGTACCGCGTTCCCGGGCTGGTTGAGTTTCATATAGGCTTCAGCGCGGATGAGGTACGTTTCTGCGAGGCGGAACATATATTGATCGGTGTAGGTACCGCCGGCCGTAGCTTTCAGTAAGCCGGTAGTTGCATTTTGTATGAGGTTGGCCGGGTGCTGACCAGGCGTGGTACTTTTAGCCTGATACGCGTAAAAGCCCCTGGAAGGCACCGTAATACCCGGCGGCGGCGCACTCGTATTGATCGGCTGCCCGTTCAGCGGTGAAGCCGGGTTATTAGCCGTGAACACCCGCACGAAGTTGATGTTCGCATTGCGGATATCGTTATTGAAATCGCTTTGCCAGATGTCGTCGCTGAAATGTTTGGTAGATACGGCCCAGCCGATACCGCGGCCACCCGAACTGTTGCTCACCGGCCACAGGAAAGGATTTCTGCCATTGGACAACAGTGATCCCACGTACGGCGCATGATGCCGTTCAAGCAGGTAACTGCCCGCCTGCGCGGTTGACACGGCGCTGCCGCCCGGGATGTCGGTCTCCATCTGTATCACCCACAAACCTTCTGTATTGCCCGACTTGCGGTTTTGGTTGCCGGGTTGGAACAAATCCCAGTACACGTTGCCCGCGGCATTGTTAGCACCGGTACCAAACCTGTTCTTCATCAATCCCACATTGGCATTGCTGATTACGGCGGTGGCGGCGTCTACGGCATTCTGATTTTCTCCGGCTGCCAGGTATACTTCCGCCAGCAGGTGGCCTGCTGCCTGGGCGCTGATCTCGCCATCGAGCACAGTATTGATCGCGGGCAGACCGGCTACTGCATCTTTCAGGTCGGCTATACATTGCGCATACACCTCTGCACGGGTGGCGCGCACGTAGTCGGTTTTAGGCGTCGTTACATCTTCGAGCGACAACGGCACACCGCCAAAAAGGTAACCCAGTGTGCGGTAACCAAACGCCCTGAAGAATTTCGCTTTCGCAATCAGCAAAGTCTTTTGTGCATCCGTCAGCGAAGCTCCCGGGGTTCTGCTGATGATCGTATTGGCCTGTGCCACTATTTTGTAAAGTGTAGACCAATGCGTGAGCGGCACGTTATTACCGCCGGATGGTGCGAAAGTAGCTACGAGATTTGTATGGCGACGGGTGTTCGGCTGCCCGTCAAACACCAGGTCGGTGCTGTACAGGTAGTCGAATGGATAATTTTCATCGCGGGTATAAAACTCCATCCGCACCACGCGGTACAGATCATTGACCGCCGCATTAAAGTCGGCGTAGGTAACAAGACCGTTAGAGGAGCTGAGGAATGATACAGGCTTTTCGTCCAGGAAATCTTTGCTGCACGAAACGCTCGCCAGCATCATCCCCGACAATATATATTTAAATGCTTTGTTCATCGTTATCGGATTTAAAGGGTGATGTTTACGCCAACTGAATAACCTTTCAGCAAAGGCCTGCCATTCGGATTAAGGCCGCCATTCGTGATCTCCGGATCCCAGCCTTTCCATTTCGTCAACGTCACCAGGTTCTTGCCACTGGCGTAAACGTTTAAATTCTGGATGCCTGCTTTTTTGATGATTTTTGATGGCAGGTTGTACGACAAGGTAATGTCCTGCAACCGCACAAAACTGCGGCTTTCATTGATGCCGGGCACGATGGTCGGTGCAGCGCCCGTAAACAACGGGTACGGACTATTTGGATGCGAGGGCGTCCAGTATTGAATACCGGCGATACCACCGTTGCGGATATTCACATCACTCCTGCCGATGGATGGTGTATTGCCGGCCAGGTAACCATTTCTTCCTCCCTGGATGGAGTTGACGAGAAACGTAAGCGTGATGTCTTTATACTGCATCCGGTTCATTACACTAAAGCGGTAGGCTGGCTCAGCAGTACCCACCACATAGCGATCGAGGTTGTTCACATTGCCATCTTTGTTATAATCGACTACGCGATAAGTACCGGGAAAATAACCTGCGGGAATCTCATCTCCCAGCTGATAAATACCTGCGGTTTGGTAACCATATATCGCACCAATCGGCTGACCGATGAACAGGTTGCTCGCAATCAGGTCGCCGCCGCCCAGCAGGTCCAGCACTTCACTTTTGTTGCGGGAGAAGTTGAAAGTCGTATTCCACGAGAAGTCTTTGCCAATGATGTTTTTCGAGTTCAATGTTAACTCGAAACCTTTGTTACCGATACGCCCTACGTTGGTGTTGATCGTTGAATAACCTGTAATGTTGGGAATCTGGACAGAGAACAGCAAGTCATTTGTTTCGCGGTTGTAATAATCGAACGTGCCGGTAATGCGGTCGCGCAATACGCCAAAGTCAATCCCGAAGTTGGTTTCTGTTGTGCGCTCCCATTTCAGGTTTGGATTAGCCAGCGTGGAGATGTATTGCCCGAACACGGTAGATCCGCCATCACCAAAAACATAAGCGGGTTGGGAAGATATCTGATCCAATGAAAAATAACGTTGCGTCTGATTACCGGCAATGCCATATCCTGCGCGTAATTTCAGGTAGTTGAGGAAGTTTATGCCTTTCATGAAATTTTCCTCAGAGAGAATCCATCCCGCAGAAAAAGAAGGGAAAGTACCCCATTTGTTATTGGCTGCGAAACCGGAAAAGCCATCGCGCCTTACAGTCGCTGTTAACAGATAGCGGCCGTTATACGTATAGTTCAACCTGCCCATGTAATAGTTGAGCGATTCCTCATACCCATCGGACGTAGTTCGCTGGGTGGTTGCGAGCGACAGGTTATTGTAGCCGAGGGTAATGTTACTGAAGCCGATGCCCGTAGCCGTAGTGGTTTCATATTTTCGCTGGATAGCGCCATACACCGCCGTGGCGAGGATGTTATGTTTGCCGAAATTACCGGTATAGGTAAGAATATTATCCAACGTGTAATCGTAATAACTTTCGTTGGTTTTATAAGCCTCCCCGGTTTGTCCGCCGCCATACTTACTGGCAAAATAACGTTTATCCTGCCGGCCATTGTTACCGAAATTTACGCGGTAAGTCAACCCTTTCAGGAACGGAAAATTAACTTCCGCATACACATTGCCGAACAGGTAATTGTGCCGCTCGTAGTCATCCACATCATACGTCAGGAACGGGCTTGGATCTACCGAGTTGAAAGGGAAAGGATTATAGCTGCCATCAGCATTGTAAGGCGTCAGCAATGGCGACATCTGGAAGATAGCCGTGAGCCTTGGCTCTGCACCATCTGCATTCACGAATGATCCAAACGTTTGCGCGCCGATCTTCAACCAGTCGGTAGCCTGACTTTCCAGGTTTATGCGAAGTGATGTTCTTTTAAACAAGTCATTGATAATAAAACCCGATTGGTTTGTATAGGCCCCCGAGATGAGGTAATTCACTTTATCGGTAGCCCCGGAAATGCTGATCTGGTTATCATTGATGAAACCGTTTTTTGTAGCTGCATCATACCAGTTGAAATTTGTCGGCACCAGTTCGTTACCATTACGCATGGTCAGATCCACTACGTTAGCGAGATTGAAAGCCGGGTTGGGCTCTGTATACGTGGGTGCCAGGTAGGCCTGGTCCCAATGCAGGTC
This genomic interval from Chitinophaga horti contains the following:
- a CDS encoding glycosyl hydrolase 115 family protein; the protein is MRLFFFAIICACLLPASVRATDFDLVTPGRKVSIYYSAGATQLDSITAHLLAADIQRVTGYKPFVGTDIAKAKGNIILIGNQQGVPLQYADSLQGQWERYTLQVVAQPFPGVSQALVIAGSDVRGTAYGVFDISARIGVSPWYWWADAIPRKQARLSLNIAPFLSAPPSVQYRGIFLNDEDWGLQPWSAKTFEPELGDIGPKTYAKIFELLLRLKANMIWPAMHECTRAFYSVPGNVETAAAYHIVVGSSHAEPMLRTNTREWDKKTMGDFNYVTNQSAVDRYWEARVKQSSKLDAIYTVGMRGVHDSGIEGVKTVAETVPLLERIFQSQRKMLQQYVNPDISRVPQAFTVYKEVLEVYDAGVKVPDDVTIIWPDDNYGYIQRLNNGRERQRQGGSGVYYHASYWGRPHDYLWLPSTHPSLMQEEMTKAYRLGSRKIWVVNVGDIKSIEYNMTSFLDAAYNIQPFLDSRYAKVHLRNWVAQNTGEAHADTIAGLLWKYYDLAFERRPEFMGWSQTEPTTKTGRTAYNHQFYGDQAQRRLDEYQAIQKGVEALRKRMPTQTQDCFFQLVYYPVKCASLINQKFLYQDKAALYGQQGRVVAGWYDSLASTAYKGIVAETDYYNRVLSNGKWAHMMSMAPRKLPVFDPPARTEVTANTTSAWQVKAEGGQADALPILSAVDGQPVFLDVYLTASKQLDFTIAPSASWIRPSLTSGRLTPHGLSSQKRIWINVDWKVAPKTAAFDGYVTIKAGGSTHQVKVTARRPAAPVNFAGHSGDKGYVAINPLHYQQRDDDSRGWQPLMGLGAYGASLQAAVSEQPIKDTTENTIRRMPSVSYYFTSPETRDAKIDICTLPTCPVNDSIGVRYAVSLDNGPLRIMNFRTFGRSNEWKQAVLSNTITRTFEVQQLTAGAHELKIYVIDPGVILDRIIIDLGGLQPFYGSIPESGIINPSNQ
- a CDS encoding RagB/SusD family nutrient uptake outer membrane protein gives rise to the protein MNKAFKYILSGMMLASVSCSKDFLDEKPVSFLSSSNGLVTYADFNAAVNDLYRVVRMEFYTRDENYPFDYLYSTDLVFDGQPNTRRHTNLVATFAPSGGNNVPLTHWSTLYKIVAQANTIISRTPGASLTDAQKTLLIAKAKFFRAFGYRTLGYLFGGVPLSLEDVTTPKTDYVRATRAEVYAQCIADLKDAVAGLPAINTVLDGEISAQAAGHLLAEVYLAAGENQNAVDAATAVISNANVGLMKNRFGTGANNAAGNVYWDLFQPGNQNRKSGNTEGLWVIQMETDIPGGSAVSTAQAGSYLLERHHAPYVGSLLSNGRNPFLWPVSNSSGGRGIGWAVSTKHFSDDIWQSDFNNDIRNANINFVRVFTANNPASPLNGQPINTSAPPPGITVPSRGFYAYQAKSTTPGQHPANLIQNATTGLLKATAGGTYTDQYMFRLAETYLIRAEAYMKLNQPGNAVLDLNAVRSRSNATGVQEAAVNIDYILDERMRELGVEEKRMLTLTRLGLRYDRVKRFNPYYSDITTTYNLWPIPADEIERNKDAVLDQNDGYN
- a CDS encoding SusC/RagA family TonB-linked outer membrane protein, producing the protein MKKFPQRSLRALSCRYKCPPIPFISGVTLLLVLVSLAATAQQKIAGTVKDSTGEYIIGVSVKLKNTNIGTVTDAQGAFSLSASGANNALIFSYVGYEPKEVAVTGSGPLNVILQPNRQQLSQVNVVAVGYGKQKKAYVTGAVASANLDAVRDAPNTNIIQSLQGNVPGLNVGPVTSAGSTPSISVRGQNTISGNQNVLIILDGVQYNNSLSSINPDDIASIDVLKDASSTAVYGAQAANGVLLITSRRGNANGKPRINLSTSYTTQNPSGNIRPLNREEYLNKVRDLHWDQAYLAPTYTEPNPAFNLANVVDLTMRNGNELVPTNFNWYDAATKNGFINDNQISISGATDKVNYLISGAYTNQSGFIINDLFKRTSLRINLESQATDWLKIGAQTFGSFVNADGAEPRLTAIFQMSPLLTPYNADGSYNPFPFNSVDPSPFLTYDVDDYERHNYLFGNVYAEVNFPFLKGLTYRVNFGNNGRQDKRYFASKYGGGQTGEAYKTNESYYDYTLDNILTYTGNFGKHNILATAVYGAIQRKYETTTATGIGFSNITLGYNNLSLATTQRTTSDGYEESLNYYMGRLNYTYNGRYLLTATVRRDGFSGFAANNKWGTFPSFSAGWILSEENFMKGINFLNYLKLRAGYGIAGNQTQRYFSLDQISSQPAYVFGDGGSTVFGQYISTLANPNLKWERTTETNFGIDFGVLRDRITGTFDYYNRETNDLLFSVQIPNITGYSTINTNVGRIGNKGFELTLNSKNIIGKDFSWNTTFNFSRNKSEVLDLLGGGDLIASNLFIGQPIGAIYGYQTAGIYQLGDEIPAGYFPGTYRVVDYNKDGNVNNLDRYVVGTAEPAYRFSVMNRMQYKDITLTFLVNSIQGGRNGYLAGNTPSIGRSDVNIRNGGIAGIQYWTPSHPNSPYPLFTGAAPTIVPGINESRSFVRLQDITLSYNLPSKIIKKAGIQNLNVYASGKNLVTLTKWKGWDPEITNGGLNPNGRPLLKGYSVGVNITL